The sequence TCGTGTACGGCCAGTCGTCCGCACTCGGCCACCATTCGGTCAGCGCCGCGCTGCCGAACCACGCTATGGCAGCAAGACCCGCAATCAGGACACCGCGTGAAACCCCACGCCGGGTGACAGCGCGGTTGACGTCGCCCGGGTCCGCGCCGATGGCCGGAGCGCGTGTCGCGATGGATTCGAACTGAGTGGACATAGCGATTCCAGCCTCCTGCCTTGTTGCGTTATCGTGACCGCGTCCTTGGGAGCCGCATGCATCCGCTTAGGCCCACTTCATGCGACGTCGACCCTGTCGCGTTGCCAGACGCTCTGTGCGTAGATTGATTCGTCGAAATCGGCGGCAATGTCGCCATGAATGCGTGCTTCATGCGCGTCCAGATCGGCGAGAAACAGATCGCGGCTGATTCGCTGCACCACCGCGGGAATGTCGCGCTTCATGCTCGGCACGTCGCCGACCGGCAGTCCGAAGCTGACGAAGGCAGCCGGGTTGTAGACGTGGATATGCTTCAGATAAGGCGCTTCCCCCTCGACCTTCTCGAGGTACTCCAGCGCGGCCCCGAGATACGGATGCGCGCCCAGTGCGTCGTCGCTATCGCTCGCGGCGGGCACATATTGATCGCGCCACAAGCGAATATGCCCGGCGATCTGCGCCAGTTCCGGCCGAAGCGCGGGATCGACGACGTAGCCCGTGCCGGCTATGACGAAATCGAACGCCAACGACTCACCCGCCACCTCGGTCTCGACGTGCTCGTCCCGGACGCTTGCATGTGTCCACGGCGTGCCGAGATGCAGATGAAAGTTTGGAAAGCGTGTGACGCGCTCCACGGCGTCGACGGGCGGCGTCGAACCGGCGTGGCGGAAGCGCCGCGCCTGCGACCAGCGAATCGCGTCAGGCAAATGGAAATAGTTGTCGTACGCGCCGGGATAGGCGCGCGTGCGGGTCACCGGCACCGACGCAATGCGCTCGCGTCGTGCGAACAGGTGCACCTGCCCTGCTCCAGCTTCGAGCGCCGTTGCTGCGGCATCGAATGCGGATGCCGCGCCACCGATCACCGCCACGGATTTGCCGCGCAGCGCAGCGAAATCGATCGCCTCAGAGGTGTGGGCAAGCAGTGTCGGCGGAAGACTTTTCAGCACAGCGGGAATGTTCGGCCCGCCATTGCCCGCTACGCCGTTGCCGAGGACGATCTTGCGCGCCGTCTCCACGACGCTCCGAACCGTGGCGCCGTCGCGCACGTCCAGATGCAAACGAAAATGCTCACCAACGGGTTCGATCCGCGTAAGCCGTGTGCCGTAGCGAATCGGAATTTCGAGGAAATGCCGGTACCACGCGAGATATTCCGCCCAGCGCGTGCGGGGGATCCGGTCGATCTCAGCGTACGACGCAGCGCCGAACCGCGCTTCATACCACGCCTGAAAGCTCAGCCCAGGCAAGCCCGCCTCTGGACCGATCAAAGACTTGGGCGTGCGCAGTTTGTTCATGCGGGCGCGATTCAACCAGACGCCCGATTGACCTTCATCGGCTGCGGCGTCGATCACACTGACCTGACCGATGCCGGCGCGTCTCAGTGCGAAGGCGAACGCCGTGCCGGTTTGTCCGCCGCCGACAACCACCACGTTATGGTCGATGCCATCGCGCGGCGGAACCCAGTTCTCGGGTGCGGGACCAATCAGCCGAAGTGTGTCGAGCGCGTGCTGATCGGGATGAGTGAATTGCGTCATGGTGTCGGGTTCAGCCAGGGAGTTGAGCAGCAGACGGATGCGCCGGAATCGGATGGCACGGCCATCGGACAATCAAGTATCGCGGCGCCGCAGGCTTACCCAAACCAACAAATTTCGCTTTGCTTATTTGTTTTGCGGCGCGTCACCGCCATCACACCCGTACCACCTTTCCCGAATCCGGACCCTGCCGCGAAAGCCACCTCTCCCGCTCATATTGATCAGAGTCGGATCGGAACCTGATCAGCGCCGCCCCCGGCGACACCGCCTACCCACTCGCGTCATCCACGAAAAGCCCGTCCAGTCGGCGTCCGCCCAACCCACGCCAGGAAAAACGCGCATTTCAATCGCATTCCGATTACTTGCATTTCAATGCGATTTTTTTACTCCTATGCTTTTTCTCAGGCAGTGCTGACCTCATCCATTCGGGTCGCAGCCGACCGCGTCGAAGCCGCCGCCCGATCAAGGAACCGGAAATGAACCCTGTCGCGCCCTTGTTAGCCATCCTGCAAACCGAACTTGGAGCGGACGCGATCCTGAGCGCCGAAGCCGACCTCGAGGGTTTCATCGAGGACTGGCGCGGCCGCTACACAGCGCCTGCGCTCTGTGTCGCGCTGCCGTCGACGGCGGCGCAGGTGTCCGCGGTGGTTCGCCTGTGCGCGGCGCACGGCGTGCCGGTCCTGCCGCAAGGCGGCAACACCAGCCTGTGCGGCGGCGCCGTACCCGCCAGCGAAGGGGTTCGGCCGGTCATTGTCAACCTGTCGCGGATGCGGCGGATTCGCTCGATCGACGCGGCCAACGGTTCAATGGAAGTCGAAGCCGGCTGCGTGCTGAAGACCGTGCAGGACGCAGCCGCTGCCGAACAACGGCTCTATCCGGTGAGCCTCGGCGCCGAAGGCTCATGCCAGATCGGCGGCAATCTTTCGACGAATGCGGGCGGCACCGGCGTGCTGCGCTACGGCAATACGCGTGACAACGTCCTCGGCCTCGAAGTGGTGCTTGCCGACGGCACGATCTGGAACGGCCTGCGTGCGCTGCGCAAAGACAACACCGGCCTCGATCTGAAGCATCTGTTCATCGGCACGGAAGGCACGCTCGGCATCATCACGGCGGCCACGTTGAAGCTGCATCCGCTGCAGACACATCACGCACTCGCGTGGTTCGCGCCCGTCGACCCGGCGGCCGCGCTACGTATTCTCGGCATGTTTCAGAGCGCCTGCGGTTCGCGGCTCAGCGCGTTCGAGATGATCAACCGCCGCCAGCTCGAACTCGTGATCGAACATGTGCCCGAGCGCCGCAATCCGCTAAGCGAACTGCACAACTGGCATGTGCTGGTCGAACTCGCCGACACACGCGGCGGCGAAGAAATGGCGGAACTGCTGCAACACACGCTCGAACAGGCAGCCGTTGCCGGCCTCATCGTCGACGCCGTCTTCGCCAGCAACGACACCCAGCGCGCCGCGCTTTGGGAGATTCGCCACAGCGTGTCCGAAGCGAACAAGAAAGGCGGCGTGGGCTTGACGACCGATTGCGCGGTGCCGGTGTCGGCGGTGCCCGCGTTCATCGAGCAGGCCACGCGCGCGGTGCATGCACTTGTTCCCGGCCTCGACGTTCTGGTCGTCGCCCATCTCGGCGACGGCAACGCGCACTTCATCCCCTTCTTCACCTTCGACGCATGGCGCGAACTCGCGGACCCCGCCGCGATGGCCACCGCGATGCGCCGTTGCGTCAACGACGTCGCGCACGAATTGCATGGCACGTTCAGCGCCGAACACGGTGTTGGCCAGACCGGACTCAGCGAAATGGCTCACTACAAATCCGCTGCCGAACTTGCGTTGATGCGCGCGGTGAAGCAGGCGCTCGATCCGCATCAGTTGTTCAACCCTGGCCGTCTGCTGCCATGACGCCCTGTCCAGCGACCTATCGCGCCGCTCGCGCGGCCTGACCTTTCGCATTCCACGCTTGCCACCTTCCCTGGAGTCGTCATGAAAAAGCAGCCCACCCGCGATCAGATTCAACAACCCGGCCGCCGCACAGCCATCAAGGCGGCGCTGGCAGGCACGGCGGCGGTCGCATTCCCGTTCGTCTGGACACCGTCGCGCGCGGCCAGCAAACGGATCGTGATTCGTGACGACGGCGGCATTTACACGAAGGCCTACGGCGCAGTGTTTTACCGCCCGTTCACCGAGAAGACAGGTATCGAAGTGGTCGGCGTGCAGGCAAACGCCGAGCCGACCGCGCTGATCAAGAGCATGGTGGATACGGGCAGCTACACCTGGGACATGGCGAAGATCAGCCAGCCGGCGATTCTCCTGCTGACCGGCGGCGGCAAGGACTACCTCGAAAAACACGGGCTGGAATCCGATCCGGTAATCGCGAAGATTCCGAAGCAATACATGTCGCCGTACGGCGTGGGCACCAATATCTACACCACCGTACTCGCCTATCGCACCGACGCGTTCAAAGGCCGCAAGGCGCCGACCTCGTGGGCCGACATGTGGAACGTGAAAGACTTCCCGGGCCGCCGCGGTCTGCGCAAGTATCCGTTCGACACGATGGAACAAGCCTTGATGGCCGACGGCGTACCGACTGGCCAGGTCTATCCCTGCAACATGGAC comes from Burkholderia sp. GAS332 and encodes:
- a CDS encoding Predicted flavoprotein CzcO associated with the cation diffusion facilitator CzcD, whose amino-acid sequence is MTQFTHPDQHALDTLRLIGPAPENWVPPRDGIDHNVVVVGGGQTGTAFAFALRRAGIGQVSVIDAAADEGQSGVWLNRARMNKLRTPKSLIGPEAGLPGLSFQAWYEARFGAASYAEIDRIPRTRWAEYLAWYRHFLEIPIRYGTRLTRIEPVGEHFRLHLDVRDGATVRSVVETARKIVLGNGVAGNGGPNIPAVLKSLPPTLLAHTSEAIDFAALRGKSVAVIGGAASAFDAAATALEAGAGQVHLFARRERIASVPVTRTRAYPGAYDNYFHLPDAIRWSQARRFRHAGSTPPVDAVERVTRFPNFHLHLGTPWTHASVRDEHVETEVAGESLAFDFVIAGTGYVVDPALRPELAQIAGHIRLWRDQYVPAASDSDDALGAHPYLGAALEYLEKVEGEAPYLKHIHVYNPAAFVSFGLPVGDVPSMKRDIPAVVQRISRDLFLADLDAHEARIHGDIAADFDESIYAQSVWQRDRVDVA
- a CDS encoding FAD/FMN-containing dehydrogenase, which translates into the protein MNPVAPLLAILQTELGADAILSAEADLEGFIEDWRGRYTAPALCVALPSTAAQVSAVVRLCAAHGVPVLPQGGNTSLCGGAVPASEGVRPVIVNLSRMRRIRSIDAANGSMEVEAGCVLKTVQDAAAAEQRLYPVSLGAEGSCQIGGNLSTNAGGTGVLRYGNTRDNVLGLEVVLADGTIWNGLRALRKDNTGLDLKHLFIGTEGTLGIITAATLKLHPLQTHHALAWFAPVDPAAALRILGMFQSACGSRLSAFEMINRRQLELVIEHVPERRNPLSELHNWHVLVELADTRGGEEMAELLQHTLEQAAVAGLIVDAVFASNDTQRAALWEIRHSVSEANKKGGVGLTTDCAVPVSAVPAFIEQATRAVHALVPGLDVLVVAHLGDGNAHFIPFFTFDAWRELADPAAMATAMRRCVNDVAHELHGTFSAEHGVGQTGLSEMAHYKSAAELALMRAVKQALDPHQLFNPGRLLP
- a CDS encoding putative spermidine/putrescine transport system substrate-binding protein; translated protein: MKKQPTRDQIQQPGRRTAIKAALAGTAAVAFPFVWTPSRAASKRIVIRDDGGIYTKAYGAVFYRPFTEKTGIEVVGVQANAEPTALIKSMVDTGSYTWDMAKISQPAILLLTGGGKDYLEKHGLESDPVIAKIPKQYMSPYGVGTNIYTTVLAYRTDAFKGRKAPTSWADMWNVKDFPGRRGLRKYPFDTMEQALMADGVPTGQVYPCNMDRGFASLSKIAKHVDVWWTTGAQVEQMLGSGEVDMISTWISRAQSAIANGAPVGIVWNQNIWGVDNWSILKGSPNADACREFIKFAADPKRQAALVDYFPAGLTQPEAFNFIKPEIAKNCPTYPQNMANGLHIDAKYWQENQSVALERFNRWILT